The genomic segment TGTCTTTGATAGTAGGATTTGAGACATTTACACTATAGCAAAATCCCTTCTTGACTACGCTGCTCAGATTGCCGGTGATTGATGATTTAACGCTCAGTGAGGTGCCCGTTGCAGTTGCTTCGGGAGTGGCTAAAACTACATCGCTGTTTCTGTTGTATTCGATGTTGTCAAGCCCATCGGAACAAGCTGTGAAAACGAATACTGTCAGTAGGGATAGTAAGAAAAATGTTGTTTTTTTCATTTGGGTAAGTTTTTAAGATCCATATCGTTCCGTTGATAAAAAGGAACGATATGGATGATAAAGAATTTAATAGTTATTCTTAATTATTGAAGACGAGATGGCAACCGTCAACGGTTAGTGCGAAGTTCAAGTCATTGGAATTCACTTTGTTGATGCCTAAATAGTACTGGGTAGAAGTTGCATTTGTAGTACCCTCCATCACTGCTTGAACATCGGCGGTACCATTACCGCAGTTGGTTACGTAGACCGTTACTTTGGCTCCATTCATACCGGCAAGCCAAGTAAGCCAGTCGCCTTGTGTTCCGTTGTGAACGCAGGCGTCATATCCGTTGCCATCATCGGCTACTCCATCCCAACCATAGTTGTCGGCGCGAACTACTGCGTATTCTTTGGTAGTATCGGTTTCGCGGAGAACCACAATGAAATTGTTCCAATTATGACTCAGGTTGCTGTAGTTGGTGAAAGTGATAGACTTTGTTTGGCCCACAGGTACGTTGAAGTCATCTGAAAAGGCTCCAAAGAAGGCTGTTGAGTTGTCATTGGCTCCTACTATATTGGTACTGTTACTTACTGTAGAAACAGTAGATTTGGAGACTGTAATCCCTATCGTTGCGGTGACTCCTTTTTCAGCGGTAATGGTAACAGTCTGAGAACCGGTTTTCGCAGGAAGGGCAGAGAAACTGAGTTTAGCGTTGTCGATGACTTTTGAACTTCCGTTGGCATAAGTTGCCGTAACTACCATACCTGTTGGATCGAAAGCCATAGTCCGGTCTGCTAAAGTCTCGGTAGCTGCCGAAGTATAATAATAGTATTGCATATGCGAGGGTTGAGTAGTCACTTCGATGGATACAATTTTTTCCACAACTTCAAAGGTCGCGTTAGCCATAATTGGCTGTTCGCTGTTTTCACCTTTGAAAGTTTTGTTGTAGATAGCCACAAGACTTTTCATACCCGGTTGCTCCATGTCGGGGATAGCAGATATATGGAGTTCGGAAGCCGTTACGGTTTTAGTCACTCCCTCTTCAAAGGTTACAATGGCAGAGATGTTAGTCATGGCCTCTTCAAGCGAAGTACCCAAAGATATCTGTGCGGGTACATTCTGCAATACCATTGATACCGGATTTTTGTCTGCGGCAGATGTAAGCCCACCGACAGGAACGATGTTGGTTTGCAGGAAGTCGATGTAAGAGCCTTCGGGGACTAAGAAGCAGCGAATGTTGGTGTTGCTTGCATCTGCATTCAGGTTGGGTTCTTTATTCGGTTGTGCATAGGTCTTAGTAGCCACGCCGTTGGTCATCTTGACGGTGAAAGCATTTTCGCTGGTGCGGTCTACGGTGAGCGTCACTTTGCCACCCAACTTTTGTACGTTCTCGTCTTTGTTATCAACGGGATTAAGAAGCAAGGTGCCCGATATGTACTGGAAGTCAATATGATCGCCCCACTGAGAGTTATAAGTTTCAGGGTTACCTGTAACATCAAAGCGGATAGCTCCATATTCGAGATATCCCTCACCGCCACGTTCCACATCATTGGTGATGATAAGGGCAAAGTTCTTATAATATGTGTTATCGGCAGGGTTGATGTTAAGATTGAACACCGCGTTCCATTTCTCGCCGTCAGGTATCACATAATACTTGGAAAAAGCAGCCCAGAAACCGGAGGTGAAATCCGTATTCCCGATGGTGTACACATCTTCCTGCATACCTTCGAGTACTTCATCTTCCGGTTCTTTCTTGGAGTCTTCTATTTCCTGTATTTTATCGGAAATCCATTCGGGAGCATTTACGTCATAGAGTTCGCCTCCTTCGCAGCTTGCCAGGGCCAGCATCCACAAGGCTGCTGCACAGCAGAAGAATGTTATTTTATAGAAATGTTTCATTTTCTTTATTTTTTAATAGGTAATGGATTGAAACGTTCCCCGCCCTGCTCCGGTTGAGGCCGTAGGGCTGAGGGGAGTGTGTTTCTAAGTTTATTTACTTGCTTAACTCTACGACCGGACGTACTTTCCATCCGTTTTCCCGGAAGTAAGTGGAATTATCTGTACTGTGATTGGCAGAGTTTCCTGTCAGGTTCGGGTTGTTGTTCATCAACTGTTGTACGATAGGCAGGAACTCATGTCCCGGTCTGTAAGTATCGAAAGTGCTCTTCAGTTCGGAGTCGCTTGCTATATCGCTGTACTTCACAGGATCCTTTACTCCATTTATGGAGCGGCGCACTGTGCCATGTTCTTTTAGTTGTTGCAGGCGTCCGCTGTCATAGAAGAATCCCCAGCGGATGAGGTCGAAGCCTCGTCCGAATTCACATCCGAATTCCTTAGGACGTTCCACATTGGCTATCTGTTCAAAGAGTTTGTCGGCAGAATTAAAGTCTTCAAGTTCCAGATCTGCCAGATTAGCGCGGTTACGCACTTCATTGATCCAGTCGATAGCCTGCTGTGTGGGACCGTTGACTTCGTTCTCGCACTCGGCAGCGCGTAGCAGTACATCGGAATAGCGCATCAGCCGCAGGTTGATACCATCGTGCAAGCCCGTAACCACAGTGCTATACAATCCGGTACGGAGATTCGTGAATTTGGCAATCGGCAGACCTCCGAAAGTATTGTTGGTTACGATATTATCAGTGGATTTAAGTGTATTTGTATAAGCCACATTGCCATACTCGAAGTTCTCCCAATCGGTTTCATAGGTACCAATGGTCCAATAGAGTCTGGGGTCGAGTTTTCCACCGGTGGTGCGCTCTTCTTTAAAAAGCTGGTAGAGCCAGGGCGAAGCCGAGATGTCGGCCCATCCGCCGTAGATACCCGGAGCGAAGTTGCTCTCGACGGCCGAGCCTTGTGTGGCATTGGGGCTTGTGTTTACCGGTGTCCATTCGTCGTCGGTGCCTTGTGCTCCATAGTCGAGGAACTGTACTTCGAAGAGGCTCTCTGCATTGTTCTCGTATGCCGAACCTTCGCGGAAGTTATCTCCGTAGTTGTCCATCAGTTTATAAGTGCCATACTTTTTGCCGATGATGTCTTTCAATACCGGAAGTGCTTCGCTGTATTTTTGACGCATCATGAGGGCGCGGGCATAATAGCCGGCCGCAGCACCGCAGGTGGCACGTCCGCCGCTCCATTCACTGCCTTCATCGCGGGAGGGAAGCAATCCCATTGCTTCCTGAAAGTCTTTCTCCACTTGGTCGAGTACTGCATCGTAGGTGCTGTTGGCGCCATAAAGTCCGTTCAACGAAGAGTAGGTGGCATAATCCGTAATGAGAGGCGGATTCTGATAATAGCCCACTAAGTTGTAGTAGGATAGAGCGCGAAGGAAAAGCGCCTGTCCTTTGATGCGTTTCATTTTTTCGGTAAGCTGGCTGTTATCTTCACCGCAACGTGAAATGGTGAAGTTGCACACATTGATGGTATAGTACCACTCACGCCAGGGCCACCATGTGATGTCCGAAGTGACTTCAGCATTAAGATCATCAAAAGGCAGATACCACACTTGTGAAGAGTTCCAGGCTTCATCGCCACGACACACATCGATGGTGTAGCCTACACGAGCATAAGAACCTTCCATGCGGATGTGGTTGTAGGCGGCAATCACACATTCCTCCAAGTCGTCAGCATTAAAGCCGAATGTACTTGAGGTTTGCTGGTTGGGATTCAACAGTTCCAATCTGTCGTTGCAGGAAGTCAGCACGCCAAATCCCAAAATGAGAGCAAGTGAATATTTATTTAGTTTCATAAGATATGTTTTTAATTTAGGTACTAGAAAGTAACGATTAGAATGTAAAATGAACGCCACACATGAAAGTACGTGCAGTAGGATAGGAACAGAAATTGTATCCCGGAGTGAAAGTTCCTCCTGCGTAATCCACATTGTAACCATGATAGCCGGTGAATGTGTGGAGATTCTGTGCCGATACGTAGAAACGTACATCGGATACATATTTACCGAACCACTTATCCGGGAAGTTGTAGCCCAATTCTACATTGGCTATTTTCCAGTAGGCTGCATTCTGAATCTTGCGTGAACTGAAGAGGTCGTTCCAACCCAAGCTGGCACTGTTGGTGACATAGGTGCGTGGCACGTTGGAAAGGTAAGTGCTGCCGTCTTCGCTAAAGCGGTTGGCTTCGAGCATACCCACTTCTTTGTTTCCCCAGCCATAGCAAGAGTTGAGTGAGTTGTAGATGTCGTCGCTAACGTGATAGTTCAGTGCGCCGAACGTTGCGATGCTCAGGTCAAAGCGTTTGTATTCAAAACGGGCATTAAGGCCGAAATTGATTTTTGGCATGCCGCTGCCCAATACCACTTGATCTTCGGAGTCTACTTTACCGTCATTGTTTACATCTTTATAGAGGCAGTCACCAATTTGGGCGCCTTCTTGTGTGGCGTGGTTGTCAAGATCTTCTTGCGTGCGGGCGATGCCTTCATAAACCCAACCGTAGAACTGACCGATTTCTTGGCCTACTTTAGTGATGTAAGAACCTGAGATATAAGAATCGGTACCGAAACCTAATGAGGTTACGCGGTTGCGTAATGTGCTAAGGTTGGCCGATACTTCATATTTGAAGTCATGGTCGCGGTTGCGATAGGTAGCGGAGAACTCAAAACCGGAGTTGTTCATCGAAGCGGCATTCATCGTTACGGTGGTGTTGGACACTCCGGCTTGTTCCGGAACAGGAACAGCATACAGCAGGTCTTCACTGGTATTCTTGTACCACTCAGCTGTAAACTCCAAACGATTGCGGAACAAAGCAAGATCGATACCCACATTGTAGGTCTTCTTTTTCTCCCATGCAAGGTTATTGTCCACGAAAGTGGAAACGGCAGAACCGGTCACTACGTTACCGTTGAAATTGTAAGTCATATTATTGCGTGACATGACGGCCTGATACATGTATTCACCGATGTTCTCATTACCAAGCTCGCCATAGCTTGCACGAACTTTGAACATGTTCACGACGTCCGGATTGAAAGGGAAGAAGTTTTCTTTGTCAAAGCGCCAGCCCACAGAGACGGAAGGGAAAGTTCCCCAACGGATACTTCTGGTCAGGCGTGAGCTGCCATCCCGGCGTACTGTTGCCGATAATAAATATCTGTCATCGTAGTTGTAATTGATACGACCGATGTAGGACAAGATAGCATGCTTGTATTCGTAACTTTCGGAATACGTGTTGGCGGCATTCTGCAGTTGTAGGAAATAAGGTTCGGTGAAGTTGATTCCCCATCCGGTCAGCAGGTCGGTGTTTTCTTCTTCGTAAGACTGGCCTGCCACTACGTTGATGTGGTGTTTGCCTATCGTACCATCGTAAGTAAGCACATTCTCTATCAAGGCGTCCGAATAAATACGGGAACCCTTGGTCAACCGTTCATTACTCTTGGACAGATAGACGCGGTTACTCTGCACCCATGCCGGAATCCAAGTGAAGTCCTTGCAGAAGGTTTTGCTGTAAGAGAGGTTTATTTTATAGTTGAGTTTGTGGTTTTTGCTGTTGAAGCCGAACATATTGAAGATGTCTACGTCTGCCGAGCCTGTTCCCACGAAACGGTCCACACGTGTGTTGCGTTGCAGCAGGTTGTTTACCAGTAATGGATTGGAAGCGGAGATATCACCATGTATGGTATCGTAGTATACGCCATAGCCGTAAGCGTCATAATTGAAGTTGTTGGCAATTCCCACCAAATTGTCGAGCACCCATGTTGAAGAATCGTATGCTTTGATGGTGGGCTGCATCAATAAGGTTCCGCGTAGAATGTTGGTTACGTCGCCATACAGACCTTGAACGTATTCGGAAGCATTGGACAGGCCCATGTTGTCTTGGTCGGAGTGGGAGTAAACAAGGCTGGTCTGGAACTTTATGAACTTGGTGTCCATACTGTTGTTGACACGTGCGGTGTAACGTTCGTAGTTAGGACCGGCACCTTCGAGTGTTCCTTTTTGGTTGAAATAGTCTAATGCTATATTATAGGTGTTGTGAGCACCACCTCCGGAAAGGTTTACATTATGGTTTTGACGGATACCCGTTTTGAATACTTCGTCGAACCAGTTGGTATTGGTGTCATCTTGGAAATGGTATTTCCCAGTTTCGCTGTTGAGCTTGTATCCCGATGGCAGCGGAGTGTTGGAGTTTGCACAAGCCTGACCGATGTACTGGCTGTATTGGTCGGCATCCATTACATCATAGACTCCCTTAGGAATATAATCCATACCGAAATATCCATTGTAGTCCACTTTCAGCGGTTGGTCTTTTTGTCCGCGTTTGGTGGTGATGATAATCACACCGTTGGCAGCACGTGAACCGTAGATGGCGGCAGCCGAAGCATCCTTCAGTACCTGGATGGTTTCAATATCGTTGGAAGAGAAATCGCGGATGGAAGTTCCCATGGGAACGCCGTCGATGACATAGAGGGGAGAAGTACTGCCGAAAGATCCTACACCACGAATACGTACGGTAGGATCGGCACCCGGCTGTCCGTCGGAGGTGACTTGTACGCCGGAAACCTTGCCTTCAAGCATGGTGGAGATGTTGGAGTTTGATGTCTGTTTCAAAGCTTCCGCATCTACTACGGCAACAGAACCGGTTAAGTCGGATTTCTTTTGTGTACCATAACCTACAACAACCACTTGTTCCAGCATCTGGTCATCAGCCTGTAATTGTATGGTATCAATAATGGCGCGGTTGCGAACTGCTACTTCGCGTTCCTTGAAACCCACATAGCTTATCAAAAGGATAGCGTTTCCGGGAACTTCCAACTGGAAGTTTCCATCCAGGTCGGTAATGGTTCCGCCTTGTCCGCCTTTAACTCTGACGGTAGCTCCTGGCATAGGTTCACCTTGTTCGTCGACAATTTGGCCACGAACCTTGATAGTCGGAGATTGTGTCACAGTAGCCATGGCAGGTGTAGGATACACCGTCATACCGCTAAAGGCACACAGACCAAGCATTACGGAAAGAAATAAATGTTTCCTCATTTTTAAAAGAATTAAGATTATTAAATTAATAGATTAGATCACCGTTAACTATATTATAATATTATATTGGTCAATATACGATCCTATATTGACCGCCGGGAGAGTCAGGTAACAGACTTCACAAAACTGGGGGAGGTTGAATTTAGCCAATGCCATCTACGATGGACAGCCGTTCTCTTGTCGTTCTTCATATTATTAATATTAAAATTAGATTTCCAATCATTGCTTTTCCTTGAGGGATTTCCTGAAGAAATAAGCAATGATTGTATGGCAAAAGTAGGGCTTATGGTGTAAATAGGGGTGGACAAATGGGTTTTAGAGGTGGATAAACGAATTTTAAGTGTAGAGAATACAGCTTATTATGTAGATTTATTGTTTTTTGCCGTAAGTAAGGGTTATTCTTCCTCATTAAGCAGTGAACTTGGCGTCGTATTGAAGTATTTGGTGAAGCATCTCGTGAAGTATTTAGGGTCATTAAATCCTACTTCATAGGCAATTTCCGCAATGTTCATGCTTTTATTTTCCCGGTTTTTCAGTAATAGTTCGCGGGCAATGTTCAGGCGGTAGTTGCGTATGAATTGTCCGGCAGACTGCCCGACGAGACTTTGTAGCTTTTTGTTCAACAGGCTTTTGCTCACACCTGCCGCTTCGCAGAAATCGCTCACCTCGAAATAGGAATTTTTGTAGTTCTCCTTAATGACATCCATGATGCGGTTGAGGAACTTCTTGTCGCCCGATTCCTCTTCCATATTCAAGGCATCCACATCCATGGCTATGGCAAACTTCTTTTGATAACGTTTACGGTTCTCAAGGATATTTTCGATGCGGGTAAGCAGTAATGTCTCGTCAAAAGGTTTCAGTAAATATTCGTCAACTCCTATGCGGTAGCTTTCCAGGCGTGATTCCTGCGATGTCTTGGCTGTCAGCATAAGGAAAGGGATATGGGAGATAGCGAAATTCTCTTTTACCCGGCGGGACAGTTCAATGCCGTCCATTACGGGCATCATCAGGTCGCTGATGATGAAGTCTACCGAATGTGAGTTTAATATGTTCAAGGCCTCTGCTCCATGGGCAGCTTCGAATACATTGTATTTATCCCGTAGGATGGAACGGATATATCCACGCATATCCGCGTTGTCCTCGACCACCAGGATTGATAAACCTTTTCCGAAGGTATCGGATGGGGGTAGCGTATCGGAAGTCATAAGTTGCGGGGCGCTTTCGGCTAGTGTTTCCACCGTATTGCTTTCCGGTGTTATCGGTAGGAGGATGCGTAGCGAGCAGCCTGTCGTATGGTTGTTTTGCGCATGGATTTCACCTCCATGCATCTGTACAATGCGTTTACACAAGTAAAGTCCGATGCCGCTTCCGGCCTGTCCGTACATCGGATATTTGGTTTGTCCTTGCGACTGGTAG from the Bacteroides eggerthii genome contains:
- a CDS encoding bacterial Ig-like domain-containing protein, translated to MKHFYKITFFCCAAALWMLALASCEGGELYDVNAPEWISDKIQEIEDSKKEPEDEVLEGMQEDVYTIGNTDFTSGFWAAFSKYYVIPDGEKWNAVFNLNINPADNTYYKNFALIITNDVERGGEGYLEYGAIRFDVTGNPETYNSQWGDHIDFQYISGTLLLNPVDNKDENVQKLGGKVTLTVDRTSENAFTVKMTNGVATKTYAQPNKEPNLNADASNTNIRCFLVPEGSYIDFLQTNIVPVGGLTSAADKNPVSMVLQNVPAQISLGTSLEEAMTNISAIVTFEEGVTKTVTASELHISAIPDMEQPGMKSLVAIYNKTFKGENSEQPIMANATFEVVEKIVSIEVTTQPSHMQYYYYTSAATETLADRTMAFDPTGMVVTATYANGSSKVIDNAKLSFSALPAKTGSQTVTITAEKGVTATIGITVSKSTVSTVSNSTNIVGANDNSTAFFGAFSDDFNVPVGQTKSITFTNYSNLSHNWNNFIVVLRETDTTKEYAVVRADNYGWDGVADDGNGYDACVHNGTQGDWLTWLAGMNGAKVTVYVTNCGNGTADVQAVMEGTTNATSTQYYLGINKVNSNDLNFALTVDGCHLVFNN
- a CDS encoding RagB/SusD family nutrient uptake outer membrane protein: MKLNKYSLALILGFGVLTSCNDRLELLNPNQQTSSTFGFNADDLEECVIAAYNHIRMEGSYARVGYTIDVCRGDEAWNSSQVWYLPFDDLNAEVTSDITWWPWREWYYTINVCNFTISRCGEDNSQLTEKMKRIKGQALFLRALSYYNLVGYYQNPPLITDYATYSSLNGLYGANSTYDAVLDQVEKDFQEAMGLLPSRDEGSEWSGGRATCGAAAGYYARALMMRQKYSEALPVLKDIIGKKYGTYKLMDNYGDNFREGSAYENNAESLFEVQFLDYGAQGTDDEWTPVNTSPNATQGSAVESNFAPGIYGGWADISASPWLYQLFKEERTTGGKLDPRLYWTIGTYETDWENFEYGNVAYTNTLKSTDNIVTNNTFGGLPIAKFTNLRTGLYSTVVTGLHDGINLRLMRYSDVLLRAAECENEVNGPTQQAIDWINEVRNRANLADLELEDFNSADKLFEQIANVERPKEFGCEFGRGFDLIRWGFFYDSGRLQQLKEHGTVRRSINGVKDPVKYSDIASDSELKSTFDTYRPGHEFLPIVQQLMNNNPNLTGNSANHSTDNSTYFRENGWKVRPVVELSK
- a CDS encoding SusC/RagA family TonB-linked outer membrane protein → MRKHLFLSVMLGLCAFSGMTVYPTPAMATVTQSPTIKVRGQIVDEQGEPMPGATVRVKGGQGGTITDLDGNFQLEVPGNAILLISYVGFKEREVAVRNRAIIDTIQLQADDQMLEQVVVVGYGTQKKSDLTGSVAVVDAEALKQTSNSNISTMLEGKVSGVQVTSDGQPGADPTVRIRGVGSFGSTSPLYVIDGVPMGTSIRDFSSNDIETIQVLKDASAAAIYGSRAANGVIIITTKRGQKDQPLKVDYNGYFGMDYIPKGVYDVMDADQYSQYIGQACANSNTPLPSGYKLNSETGKYHFQDDTNTNWFDEVFKTGIRQNHNVNLSGGGAHNTYNIALDYFNQKGTLEGAGPNYERYTARVNNSMDTKFIKFQTSLVYSHSDQDNMGLSNASEYVQGLYGDVTNILRGTLLMQPTIKAYDSSTWVLDNLVGIANNFNYDAYGYGVYYDTIHGDISASNPLLVNNLLQRNTRVDRFVGTGSADVDIFNMFGFNSKNHKLNYKINLSYSKTFCKDFTWIPAWVQSNRVYLSKSNERLTKGSRIYSDALIENVLTYDGTIGKHHINVVAGQSYEEENTDLLTGWGINFTEPYFLQLQNAANTYSESYEYKHAILSYIGRINYNYDDRYLLSATVRRDGSSRLTRSIRWGTFPSVSVGWRFDKENFFPFNPDVVNMFKVRASYGELGNENIGEYMYQAVMSRNNMTYNFNGNVVTGSAVSTFVDNNLAWEKKKTYNVGIDLALFRNRLEFTAEWYKNTSEDLLYAVPVPEQAGVSNTTVTMNAASMNNSGFEFSATYRNRDHDFKYEVSANLSTLRNRVTSLGFGTDSYISGSYITKVGQEIGQFYGWVYEGIARTQEDLDNHATQEGAQIGDCLYKDVNNDGKVDSEDQVVLGSGMPKINFGLNARFEYKRFDLSIATFGALNYHVSDDIYNSLNSCYGWGNKEVGMLEANRFSEDGSTYLSNVPRTYVTNSASLGWNDLFSSRKIQNAAYWKIANVELGYNFPDKWFGKYVSDVRFYVSAQNLHTFTGYHGYNVDYAGGTFTPGYNFCSYPTARTFMCGVHFTF